Proteins encoded by one window of Hyphomicrobium nitrativorans NL23:
- a CDS encoding ABC transporter permease, producing MTDRGTDDALIKRGRATNEHGLGVFRLIHSVVKNWSLVKELSRRELTDQHAAQVAGGIWLFLHPVTLFFVFAFLFTAVFRVRIGDGGPSDYLIYLFAGLAPWLLTADVIARSPSILFANQTIVKKVLFPTEVLIAKTVASALFVQAILFLTVIGYIIIVRGIYNPMFLMLPILFAMHVLLLWGLALLLSSLTPYFRDVSEFVRVFVTINVYLMPVMYLPSMLPGKMQYALMLNPFSHLIWCYQDVLYFGRFEHPYAWVVLLIMASVVLASGSYVFTRLRHHFANVL from the coding sequence ATGACTGATCGGGGCACAGACGACGCATTGATTAAACGCGGGAGAGCGACGAACGAGCATGGTCTCGGAGTATTTCGTCTGATCCATAGCGTGGTCAAGAATTGGTCTCTCGTAAAAGAGCTTTCTCGACGCGAACTAACCGATCAGCATGCGGCGCAGGTCGCCGGGGGCATCTGGTTGTTCCTCCATCCCGTTACTCTCTTCTTTGTCTTTGCGTTCCTCTTCACCGCGGTGTTCCGTGTGCGTATCGGAGACGGTGGTCCCAGCGACTACCTTATATATTTGTTTGCCGGCTTGGCGCCTTGGTTGCTCACTGCCGATGTGATAGCTCGCTCCCCGAGCATTCTTTTCGCGAACCAGACGATTGTCAAAAAAGTTCTCTTTCCGACAGAGGTGCTCATTGCCAAGACCGTGGCCTCGGCATTGTTCGTCCAGGCCATTCTGTTTCTCACGGTGATCGGGTACATCATCATCGTTCGCGGCATTTACAATCCAATGTTTCTGATGCTGCCAATCCTGTTCGCGATGCACGTGCTATTGCTATGGGGGCTGGCGTTACTTTTGTCGAGCTTAACGCCTTACTTCCGAGATGTGTCTGAGTTCGTTCGTGTTTTCGTCACGATAAACGTGTACCTCATGCCGGTCATGTATCTGCCAAGCATGCTTCCAGGGAAGATGCAGTATGCCTTGATGCTCAACCCATTCAGCCACCTCATATGGTGCTACCAGGACGTCTTGTACTTCGGTCGGTTCGAGCATCCATATGCATGGGTTGTTCTTTTGATCATGGCCTCTGTCGTTCTTGCGAGCGGTTCCTACGTCTTCACAAGATTGCGCCACCACTTCGCGAACGTCCTCTGA